One stretch of Sinomonas terrae DNA includes these proteins:
- a CDS encoding RNA-binding protein gives MTGTGLLFPRDIDEWRRWQGRQHRLRRIRASLLPRRESVLWLAVRGSTPEALIGLDAETPTQVASLVRPLELLPRLDVAVLMPTRRPGLLPGHGWRWLEVPAGGGAPGASDDAGTAPRASDDSRTVPRASEHPSSAAPPVPEVLGSVRAVATIGHFLPVGAVANRWAGDLGAARVVVQHGLLTPHAPPLPPESHFLAFSDQDGAFVAAGRDDVVCSSIGSQLLWAAGNEKPAPCGDQRPMYLGQLHGAELPRGIKGRVTADFCRATGAMYRPHPAETDVASRLQHALWERRGIVVDRSGLPLRELGRPVVSAFSTGVLEAAARGVPAWVVFPEAPRWLLEFWDRYSMRRWGGAPTSPPARPEREPAAAVADHIVRLLRRRIPHTSDKPSAPQHSRGRS, from the coding sequence GTGACCGGGACGGGACTCCTCTTTCCACGGGACATCGACGAATGGCGTCGGTGGCAGGGACGGCAGCACCGATTGCGGCGGATCCGCGCTTCGCTCCTCCCACGGCGCGAGAGCGTCCTCTGGCTCGCGGTCCGGGGGTCCACGCCCGAAGCACTCATCGGCCTCGACGCCGAGACTCCCACTCAAGTGGCTTCGCTCGTGCGTCCTCTCGAGCTGCTTCCCCGTCTAGACGTGGCTGTGCTCATGCCGACGCGGCGTCCGGGCCTCCTGCCGGGACATGGCTGGCGGTGGCTCGAGGTGCCGGCTGGCGGTGGGGCGCCGGGTGCGTCCGACGACGCCGGTACGGCCCCGCGCGCTTCCGACGACTCCCGTACAGTCCCGCGCGCGTCCGAGCACCCGAGTTCGGCCGCGCCCCCTGTGCCCGAGGTCTTGGGCTCCGTCCGAGCAGTGGCGACCATCGGTCACTTCCTGCCTGTGGGTGCGGTCGCGAATCGATGGGCTGGGGACCTCGGAGCGGCGAGAGTCGTCGTCCAACACGGTCTCCTCACCCCGCACGCGCCGCCGCTGCCACCGGAATCTCATTTCCTCGCATTCAGCGATCAGGACGGGGCGTTCGTTGCGGCGGGGCGAGACGACGTCGTCTGTTCGAGCATCGGATCTCAGCTGCTGTGGGCAGCAGGGAACGAGAAGCCCGCGCCCTGCGGAGACCAGCGGCCGATGTACTTGGGGCAGCTCCACGGCGCCGAGCTTCCACGGGGTATCAAAGGGCGGGTGACGGCAGACTTCTGCCGAGCGACCGGGGCAATGTATCGGCCCCATCCTGCGGAGACCGATGTTGCGTCCCGCCTTCAGCACGCTCTGTGGGAGCGTCGCGGCATCGTCGTCGACCGTTCGGGACTACCGCTGCGCGAGCTGGGACGCCCGGTCGTCTCCGCCTTCTCCACGGGCGTGCTCGAAGCCGCTGCCCGAGGCGTTCCGGCCTGGGTCGTGTTCCCCGAGGCACCTCGTTGGCTCCTTGAGTTCTGGGACCGCTATTCCATGCGGCGTTGGGGTGGGGCGCCGACCTCGCCCCCGGCGAGGCCCGAGCGCGAACCCGCAGCCGCCGTCGCCGACCACATCGTACGGCTCCTCAGGCGCCGCATCCCGCACACATCTGACAAGCCATCCGCACCGCAGCATTCGAGGGGAAGAAGTTGA
- a CDS encoding glycosyltransferase, with translation MAIAHDYLTQRGGAERVVLAMHRAFPDATIYTTLYDPDGTFPEFRSARIVTSALNRFAVLRRHHRAALPLLATAASALSVPADVVIASTSGWAHGFATEGKVLVYCHSPARWLYLAEQYLGRAARRSVQRAALAALKPHLVRWDRRAAWGARRYLANSTVVRDRIARVYGVEADILHPPHSVDVTGRRDPMCELEDFVGDGGHFLIVSRLLPYKNVDRAIEAFRGLDERLLVVGTGPLARALQAARPSNVRLAGLVTDAQMRWAYASAKALIAPSHEDFGITPLEAGAWGKPTIALHAGGYLDTIAEGVTGTFIERPTSEAIREAVLAFREEDWDALAIREHVHRFSEERFRERLCAEVDAMARRRTG, from the coding sequence GTGGCGATCGCTCACGACTACCTGACTCAGCGCGGCGGGGCCGAGCGCGTCGTGCTCGCGATGCACCGAGCCTTTCCCGACGCCACCATCTACACGACGCTCTACGATCCCGACGGTACGTTTCCGGAGTTCCGGTCCGCGCGGATCGTCACCTCCGCCCTCAACCGATTCGCCGTGCTCCGCAGGCACCATAGAGCGGCCCTTCCTCTGTTGGCCACCGCAGCGAGCGCGCTCTCGGTGCCGGCCGACGTCGTCATCGCTTCGACGAGCGGCTGGGCGCATGGCTTCGCTACGGAAGGGAAGGTGCTCGTCTACTGCCATTCGCCGGCGCGCTGGCTGTATCTTGCCGAGCAGTATCTCGGCAGGGCCGCACGTCGGAGCGTGCAGAGGGCAGCCCTCGCAGCGCTCAAGCCTCACCTCGTGCGGTGGGACCGGCGGGCCGCGTGGGGCGCCCGGCGCTATCTCGCCAACTCGACCGTTGTCCGTGACCGCATCGCCCGGGTTTATGGCGTAGAGGCTGACATTCTCCACCCGCCCCACAGCGTCGATGTGACCGGGAGGCGTGATCCGATGTGCGAACTCGAGGATTTCGTGGGCGATGGCGGCCATTTCCTGATCGTCTCGAGGCTTCTTCCCTACAAGAACGTGGACCGGGCCATCGAGGCTTTCCGCGGTCTGGACGAGCGCCTGCTCGTGGTGGGGACGGGTCCGCTCGCTCGGGCCCTCCAAGCTGCACGGCCCTCGAACGTCCGGCTCGCCGGGCTCGTCACGGACGCACAGATGCGATGGGCATACGCCTCCGCGAAGGCCCTCATCGCGCCGTCCCACGAGGACTTCGGGATCACGCCGCTCGAGGCCGGAGCATGGGGAAAGCCGACGATCGCGCTCCACGCCGGAGGCTATCTCGACACGATTGCGGAGGGCGTGACGGGCACCTTCATCGAGCGTCCGACCTCGGAGGCGATCCGGGAAGCGGTGCTCGCCTTCCGGGAAGAGGACTGGGACGCGCTCGCTATTCGCGAGCACGTCCACCGGTTCTCAGAGGAGCGGTTCCGCGAACGGCTGTGCGCCGAAGTCGATGCGATGGCGCGGCGCCGAACCGGCTAG
- a CDS encoding nucleotidyltransferase family protein: MGGLETEAHPNRGTPLVDLPLSDRIQLAHALVEWLSAEAGIDLLHIKGYAADRRLYAVGRASSDVDVLVRPAHAGRLAEILVAHGWEVTTTFRSGSVFHHAMTLWSEHWGHVDIHRSFPGVGLAPEDFFERLWTRRGESPIAAWPCRVPAFEDQALLIVLHAARDPHRGSADVETVREAVGPRRWAELESAARACEAGVSWAAATGRLDDWQGHPERAVWEVVSRGGSRVELFRARWRASRGQAERWELLRSLLLINGDHLRMKLLREPRPADYARELRSRAADVARSVLAPRRRR; encoded by the coding sequence GTGGGGGGACTCGAGACAGAAGCACATCCGAACCGCGGCACACCGCTGGTTGACTTGCCGCTGAGCGACCGGATCCAGCTTGCCCATGCGCTCGTCGAGTGGCTCTCGGCCGAGGCCGGGATCGACCTCCTGCACATCAAGGGATACGCCGCTGACCGCCGCCTCTACGCGGTGGGGCGTGCGAGCAGCGACGTCGACGTCCTCGTACGGCCGGCACACGCGGGACGGCTGGCCGAGATTCTCGTGGCCCACGGGTGGGAGGTCACGACGACCTTCCGGAGCGGCTCGGTGTTCCACCACGCGATGACGCTCTGGAGCGAGCACTGGGGCCACGTCGACATCCACCGGAGCTTCCCCGGCGTCGGCCTCGCCCCCGAGGACTTCTTCGAGCGCCTCTGGACGCGCAGAGGGGAGTCGCCCATCGCTGCCTGGCCCTGCCGTGTTCCCGCCTTCGAGGACCAGGCCCTGTTGATCGTCCTGCACGCGGCCCGGGATCCGCACCGAGGTTCGGCCGACGTGGAGACCGTGCGCGAGGCGGTCGGCCCAAGAAGGTGGGCGGAGCTTGAGAGCGCCGCCCGCGCCTGTGAAGCTGGCGTCAGCTGGGCCGCGGCCACCGGGCGGCTCGACGACTGGCAGGGCCATCCCGAGCGCGCCGTGTGGGAAGTGGTCTCGCGAGGCGGTTCGCGAGTGGAGCTCTTCCGCGCCCGCTGGCGCGCCTCGCGTGGCCAGGCAGAGCGCTGGGAGCTCCTCCGTTCGCTTCTGCTGATCAACGGGGACCACCTTCGGATGAAGCTCCTGCGAGAGCCGAGACCAGCTGACTATGCCCGAGAGCTCAGATCCCGAGCGGCCGACGTCGCGCGGTCCGTGCTCGCACCACGTCGACGGCGCTAG
- a CDS encoding O-antigen ligase family protein — protein MVGGVDVPGLGIPVDSVATALAVLIGLGSRPNGVSLPRWMPALAVAGALWIALVSIALGAPDIRRLSHLAIDAIAIIVVAAGRLDRAALGRGLAFGMVLGVAWGTATFKESGYANRLTGIFGDPNTAGLIIIVCAGLAFPTLRKGWSKLVVVGSAVTGVVLTDSRTTLLAACSMIVWLLLSRLRVHPWFALGLLAVAVLWVSNATHEGLGADAFAGRAGSDALRARIDEAALADVATSPWFGHGAGTARTLVDGLTFFYHSSYLSVRTEGGWIAFAFVVGLLVATFATLVKLGSRRIPLYEATLIGIAVCAINLGEVLMTVSSAAAVGVSMQYAAITQFPRAGSAASPSEETQRFRRNGT, from the coding sequence GTGGTCGGCGGAGTCGACGTGCCCGGGCTCGGCATCCCGGTCGACTCGGTCGCAACAGCACTCGCTGTCCTGATAGGTCTGGGCTCACGGCCGAACGGCGTATCACTTCCGCGCTGGATGCCGGCCCTCGCCGTGGCAGGCGCACTGTGGATCGCATTGGTTTCCATCGCACTAGGTGCTCCGGACATTCGACGCCTGAGTCATCTGGCGATCGATGCAATCGCGATCATCGTCGTCGCCGCTGGCCGCCTCGATCGCGCAGCCCTCGGGCGAGGCCTCGCGTTCGGGATGGTCCTAGGGGTTGCATGGGGAACCGCGACATTCAAGGAAAGTGGCTACGCGAACCGCCTCACAGGGATCTTCGGTGATCCGAACACGGCTGGGCTCATCATCATTGTGTGCGCAGGTCTGGCGTTCCCGACCCTGCGAAAGGGATGGAGCAAGCTCGTCGTGGTGGGGTCGGCGGTTACTGGGGTGGTGCTCACCGACTCACGGACGACACTCCTTGCCGCGTGCTCAATGATCGTGTGGCTGCTGCTGAGCCGGCTTCGAGTGCACCCGTGGTTTGCCCTAGGCCTTCTCGCTGTGGCCGTTCTCTGGGTCAGCAACGCGACGCATGAAGGTCTCGGAGCCGATGCTTTTGCGGGGCGGGCAGGAAGCGATGCACTGCGTGCGCGAATTGATGAGGCGGCGCTCGCGGACGTTGCGACGAGCCCGTGGTTCGGCCATGGTGCAGGGACAGCGCGTACTCTCGTCGACGGCCTCACGTTTTTCTACCACAGCTCATATCTGTCGGTCCGGACGGAGGGCGGCTGGATCGCGTTCGCGTTCGTCGTCGGCCTTCTGGTCGCCACGTTCGCCACCCTCGTCAAGCTCGGTTCGCGGCGCATTCCGCTGTACGAGGCCACGCTCATCGGCATCGCAGTGTGTGCGATCAATCTCGGTGAGGTCCTCATGACCGTGTCGTCCGCAGCGGCGGTGGGGGTTTCGATGCAATATGCGGCTATCACCCAATTTCCGCGGGCGGGTTCGGCGGCCAGCCCCTCGGAAGAGACCCAGCGGTTCAGGAGGAATGGGACATGA
- a CDS encoding N-acetylneuraminate synthase family protein, translating to MIIERNIAPFIVFAEAPILTALAKITENQERIAFCVDEHGVLRGSLSDGDFRRWIVENPNAELDVPAVQVANPAVHSARAGTPLRDLGNLMGREIRHLPLVDDRGRLVAVAVDRAEVLTIGKREIGAGQPAFVIAEIGNNHNGSVDLARRLVDLAADAGADAVKFQLRDLDALYRQAGGSSVGEDLGAQYTLDLLSRFSLPAGKLFDVFDHCGDRGIDVMCTPWDGPSVGALVDYGIPALKIASADLTNHGLLREAASTGLPLVLSTGMSREDEIRESSALIRGFGASFALLHCQSSYPAPFKDVNLAYMDRLAEIGQCIVGYSGHERGYHVPVAAVARGAKIIEKHFTLDVSMEGNDHKVSLLPHEFAEMVRWIREAEESIGESVPREVSTGELMNRANLAKSLVAAKPLPAGHVVQEADVDIKSPGRGLQPNALPRLLGRTLRRSVAEGDFFYSGDLADVVPAGRDFRFRRPWGLPVRYHDHASLISDCTPDFLEFHFSYKDLEVDVESVFSKPLDMRFTTHLPDLFAGDFLVDLASPDADVWERSIAEVQRTIGITRSLARWFREDEPIVVVTMGGFTRDRHVPSERRAGMYARIAEALRRLDTAGVRLAAQTLPPYPWLMGGQQFHNLFLDPKDTAEFAGATGIGLCLDVSHSKLAANHLGIPFSEAVELLAPHTIHLHLVDAKGVDGEGVQIGEGEVDWAALSAQLDRLAPEAGFIPEIWQGHTNSGEGFWTALERLERWF from the coding sequence GTGATCATCGAGCGGAATATCGCGCCCTTTATCGTTTTCGCGGAGGCTCCGATCCTCACCGCCCTCGCGAAGATCACGGAGAACCAGGAGCGGATCGCCTTCTGCGTCGACGAGCACGGCGTCCTCCGCGGTTCCCTCTCTGACGGTGATTTCCGGCGGTGGATCGTCGAGAACCCGAACGCCGAGCTGGACGTTCCCGCCGTTCAGGTGGCCAATCCAGCGGTGCACAGTGCGAGAGCCGGAACGCCACTTCGGGATCTCGGCAACCTCATGGGGCGGGAGATCCGCCACCTGCCCCTCGTCGATGATCGGGGTCGTCTCGTGGCAGTGGCCGTGGACCGCGCCGAGGTCCTGACCATAGGGAAACGCGAGATCGGGGCGGGCCAACCGGCTTTCGTGATCGCCGAAATCGGGAACAACCACAACGGTTCGGTCGATCTCGCACGCCGCCTCGTGGATCTCGCGGCCGACGCGGGGGCTGACGCCGTCAAGTTCCAGCTGCGCGACCTCGACGCGCTCTACCGCCAGGCGGGAGGCTCGAGCGTGGGGGAGGATCTCGGCGCCCAGTACACGCTCGACCTCCTCTCACGCTTCTCGCTCCCGGCAGGGAAGCTCTTCGACGTCTTCGACCACTGCGGGGACCGCGGCATCGATGTCATGTGCACCCCGTGGGATGGTCCGAGCGTGGGTGCGCTCGTCGACTACGGCATCCCCGCGCTCAAGATCGCCTCGGCCGATCTCACGAATCACGGGCTCTTGCGCGAGGCCGCGTCGACGGGCCTGCCGCTCGTGCTGAGCACGGGAATGTCACGGGAAGACGAGATCCGGGAATCCTCTGCGCTGATTCGGGGTTTCGGTGCGAGCTTTGCCTTGCTGCATTGCCAGTCCTCGTACCCGGCCCCGTTCAAAGACGTGAATCTCGCATACATGGACCGGCTCGCCGAGATCGGCCAGTGCATTGTCGGCTACTCCGGGCATGAGCGCGGCTATCACGTGCCGGTCGCAGCCGTGGCGCGCGGGGCCAAGATCATCGAGAAGCACTTCACGCTCGACGTCTCGATGGAGGGCAACGACCACAAAGTCTCGCTGCTCCCGCATGAGTTCGCAGAGATGGTGCGCTGGATCCGGGAGGCCGAGGAGTCGATCGGGGAGAGCGTTCCGCGAGAGGTCTCGACAGGTGAGCTCATGAACCGAGCGAACCTCGCGAAATCGCTCGTTGCTGCCAAGCCACTTCCCGCGGGCCACGTCGTGCAAGAGGCCGACGTCGATATCAAGAGTCCTGGGCGCGGCCTCCAGCCCAACGCCCTCCCACGCCTGCTCGGCCGGACCCTGAGGCGATCCGTGGCCGAAGGCGACTTCTTCTACAGCGGCGACCTCGCCGACGTCGTGCCCGCGGGCCGCGACTTCCGGTTCCGCCGGCCATGGGGTCTGCCGGTCCGCTATCACGACCACGCCTCCCTCATCAGTGACTGCACTCCTGACTTCCTGGAATTCCACTTCTCCTACAAAGACCTCGAAGTCGACGTCGAGTCCGTCTTCTCCAAGCCGCTCGACATGCGCTTCACCACGCATCTTCCTGATCTGTTCGCGGGGGACTTCCTTGTGGACCTCGCCTCGCCCGACGCCGACGTGTGGGAGCGCTCGATCGCGGAGGTCCAGCGAACGATCGGCATCACGCGGTCCCTCGCCCGATGGTTCCGCGAGGACGAACCGATCGTAGTGGTGACGATGGGCGGGTTTACCCGTGACCGGCACGTCCCGTCGGAGCGGAGGGCCGGGATGTACGCGCGGATCGCAGAGGCCCTCCGGCGGCTCGACACGGCGGGCGTGCGCCTCGCGGCCCAGACCTTGCCTCCCTACCCCTGGCTCATGGGTGGCCAGCAGTTCCACAACCTGTTCCTCGATCCGAAGGACACCGCGGAGTTCGCCGGTGCGACCGGGATCGGTCTGTGCCTCGACGTTTCTCACTCGAAGCTCGCCGCCAACCACCTCGGTATCCCGTTCTCCGAGGCGGTCGAACTGTTGGCCCCTCACACGATCCACCTCCACCTCGTGGACGCGAAGGGCGTCGACGGCGAAGGCGTGCAGATCGGAGAAGGAGAGGTCGACTGGGCGGCACTGTCCGCGCAGCTTGATCGGCTTGCGCCGGAAGCCGGGTTCATCCCCGAGATCTGGCAGGGGCACACCAACAGCGGGGAGGGTTTCTGGACCGCACTCGAAAGGCTCGAGCGATGGTTCTGA
- a CDS encoding glycosyltransferase, with translation MTHIVLAANNGEIGGGEVMLLAIAEALRDMGVDVLVLGPERLGGVIAAAQERGFPVEALPCRGRPEYMIALRRWRKAHPEGVLWCNGLIPSAATAGMPQRIVHLHQLPVGPQQLVVPAARARAMATLVPSQFMASKVRGARVLANWSPALERVLVPRGKGPIRLGFLGRPSEAKGIPVLADAMGRLRHRGPLRYFLRIAGEPRFVDARERVVVEGRLRSLGRSVQELGWMVTDEFLGTIDILVVPSVWEESFGLVVTEAMSARVPVVVSDAGALPEVIGHDHPWIARAGDPQSLADVIAEAASALPADDVVERAHKRWAELFAPEVGRESVRSLLATLGLAPQEKRVEQAESAP, from the coding sequence ATGACGCACATCGTTCTCGCGGCCAACAACGGTGAGATCGGCGGAGGAGAGGTCATGCTCCTCGCAATCGCTGAAGCACTCAGGGATATGGGAGTTGACGTTCTGGTGCTGGGCCCGGAACGGCTAGGAGGTGTGATCGCTGCCGCGCAAGAGCGAGGCTTTCCCGTCGAGGCGCTCCCGTGCCGCGGGCGGCCTGAGTACATGATCGCGCTCCGGCGCTGGCGGAAGGCACACCCCGAAGGGGTCCTGTGGTGCAACGGCCTCATCCCGTCCGCCGCGACCGCTGGCATGCCACAGCGGATCGTCCACCTTCACCAGCTCCCCGTCGGGCCCCAGCAGCTCGTCGTGCCCGCAGCGCGCGCCCGCGCCATGGCAACTCTCGTGCCGTCCCAGTTCATGGCATCGAAGGTGCGTGGTGCCCGGGTGCTCGCGAACTGGTCGCCCGCGCTCGAACGCGTGCTGGTTCCGCGGGGGAAGGGCCCCATCCGCCTCGGCTTCCTCGGGCGGCCGTCCGAGGCCAAGGGGATTCCCGTGCTTGCCGACGCGATGGGCAGACTCCGCCACCGCGGTCCCCTTCGCTACTTCCTCCGCATCGCGGGGGAGCCACGCTTCGTCGACGCGCGGGAACGCGTCGTCGTCGAAGGCCGGCTCCGGTCCCTCGGGCGCTCCGTGCAGGAACTCGGCTGGATGGTCACCGACGAGTTTCTCGGCACGATCGACATCCTCGTGGTGCCGTCTGTATGGGAGGAATCATTCGGCCTCGTGGTCACGGAGGCGATGTCAGCCCGCGTGCCGGTTGTCGTGAGCGACGCGGGTGCCCTCCCCGAGGTGATCGGGCACGATCATCCCTGGATTGCGCGCGCGGGCGACCCGCAGTCTCTCGCAGACGTCATCGCCGAGGCTGCGTCCGCGCTTCCCGCGGATGACGTCGTCGAACGCGCCCACAAGCGTTGGGCCGAGCTCTTTGCACCCGAGGTAGGCCGCGAGTCGGTCAGGAGTCTTCTGGCCACTCTCGGGCTTGCGCCCCAGGAGAAGCGGGTCGAGCAAGCGGAGAGTGCCCCATGA
- a CDS encoding acylneuraminate cytidylyltransferase family protein encodes MIPARGGSKGIRRKNVRSIAGKPLLVWTIEQALNARSDLDVLVSTDDAEIADVARRAGADVPFLRPAALALDETPTEPVIRHAIAARVRQGRRPDAVMLLQATSPVRFPGTLDRAVEQFEAGGIDSLVGVVPQPPFLWLSGDVPFAAYDPAHRPRRQDLDEASYAYRETGSLYLTRTEIYERGGHRLGGKVGLFVMDEREGTDVDTELDLLIAEQQLKWFRNALEAKDAEL; translated from the coding sequence GTGATACCCGCACGAGGCGGGTCGAAAGGCATCCGCCGCAAGAACGTCCGCAGCATTGCTGGCAAACCGCTCCTCGTCTGGACGATAGAACAGGCCCTCAACGCACGCTCTGACCTTGATGTCCTCGTCTCGACGGACGACGCGGAGATAGCAGACGTCGCACGGCGAGCTGGCGCAGACGTGCCTTTCCTCCGGCCAGCGGCTCTCGCGCTCGACGAGACTCCCACCGAGCCCGTGATTCGCCACGCCATCGCCGCACGTGTTCGGCAGGGCCGGCGCCCGGACGCGGTCATGCTCCTCCAAGCCACGTCGCCCGTGCGCTTCCCAGGAACCTTGGACCGCGCTGTCGAACAGTTCGAGGCGGGCGGAATCGACTCGCTGGTGGGAGTCGTCCCGCAGCCACCGTTTCTGTGGCTGTCGGGGGACGTTCCATTCGCGGCGTACGACCCCGCGCACCGGCCCCGGAGGCAGGATCTCGATGAAGCGTCCTACGCGTACCGCGAAACCGGCTCTCTCTACCTCACTCGCACCGAGATCTACGAGCGGGGCGGCCACCGTCTCGGCGGCAAAGTGGGGCTCTTCGTGATGGACGAGCGAGAAGGCACCGACGTGGACACCGAACTGGACCTGCTCATCGCCGAACAGCAGCTCAAATGGTTCCGAAATGCGCTCGAGGCAAAGGACGCAGAGCTGTGA
- a CDS encoding glycosyltransferase family 2 protein produces MSRLAASVVVPTRGGAKRLPVLLAALAAQDTDDFEVLPVVDGDIDGSEDVLRSWSHRLALKPIVFRENRGRAAALNAGAAAATGRIIIRCDDDLEPRSDFITGHVARHSGRRCGVVGLTTNALPDTAYARAYGRKANAHSITSALALPPKRTWRLWSANVSLAADLHARLGGYDARYRRYGWEDVDFGYRLHRAGVPIVVAPELIAVHHGASTTTAARAVRALHAGAARETFLAVHGPEALQEFDDGPLKSPPSLWDRVVAGTSSFVTERTLHAYGAAADAAVPRLPAAVAEKLIALAVESAGIAGVKYPHRARGTF; encoded by the coding sequence ATGAGCAGGCTCGCCGCATCTGTCGTCGTTCCAACCCGCGGGGGCGCCAAGCGGTTGCCGGTGCTCCTCGCCGCTCTCGCCGCCCAGGACACCGACGACTTCGAGGTGTTGCCGGTGGTCGATGGAGACATCGACGGGTCTGAGGACGTCCTTCGCAGCTGGTCCCACCGCCTCGCCCTGAAACCCATAGTGTTCAGAGAGAACCGAGGCCGAGCCGCCGCGCTCAATGCCGGAGCTGCTGCGGCCACTGGCCGGATCATCATTCGCTGTGACGACGACCTCGAACCGCGTTCGGATTTCATCACCGGCCACGTTGCAAGGCACTCGGGCCGGAGGTGTGGCGTGGTGGGCCTGACCACCAACGCCCTCCCGGACACGGCCTACGCGAGGGCGTACGGGCGCAAGGCCAACGCCCACTCGATCACTTCAGCCCTCGCCCTCCCGCCCAAGCGGACGTGGCGGCTTTGGTCGGCCAACGTCTCGCTGGCCGCCGACCTCCACGCGCGGCTCGGGGGCTACGACGCGCGCTATCGACGCTACGGATGGGAGGACGTCGACTTCGGCTACCGCCTGCATCGCGCGGGAGTTCCCATCGTTGTGGCGCCCGAGCTCATCGCAGTCCACCACGGCGCGTCGACGACGACGGCGGCTCGCGCAGTACGCGCGCTGCACGCAGGTGCCGCGCGCGAGACCTTCCTTGCCGTGCACGGCCCGGAAGCACTTCAGGAGTTCGACGACGGCCCCCTCAAGAGCCCGCCCAGCCTATGGGACAGAGTTGTCGCTGGCACGAGTTCCTTTGTGACGGAGCGGACCTTGCATGCCTACGGCGCAGCGGCGGACGCTGCTGTTCCACGGCTCCCCGCTGCTGTCGCTGAGAAGCTCATTGCGCTCGCGGTCGAATCGGCAGGAATCGCGGGCGTCAAGTATCCGCACCGGGCGCGCGGCACGTTCTAG
- a CDS encoding glycosyltransferase family 4 protein, which translates to MVLSVRRRRSPVRAHPTALWVVPVADLGGVARHVLDVAEVGLPGWRLVVLCPEGPLAQRLRLAGAAVCATEFGPGAGLTASVNALRRVIRALQPDVVHAHLAYADVIAALATRGMAVRLATTEHGIAADDAVYHGSAWRSRAMAEVHRRRLAMTDIPIAVSRATKGAMLAKWSARGEIAVIPNGVDRPSAGGKAAAPSGKGTPSLASTGSASQGEGLRVLSLARLSREKRITDLLHAFAELRSLNPHATLTIAGEGPERAALHAAVSGMGLGETVDLPGFLDPAAAMAHADVVVQLSTWENCSYTLLDAMRAGLGVVATPVGGNPEILPERCLAVGDRPRSVAETIVRQAHDGERPSLPRGWPTRQEMAALIVAEYERGGTA; encoded by the coding sequence ATGGTTCTGAGCGTTCGACGGCGGCGCTCGCCGGTGAGAGCCCATCCCACCGCGTTATGGGTTGTACCGGTTGCGGACCTCGGCGGCGTCGCTCGACACGTTCTCGATGTCGCCGAGGTCGGTCTGCCCGGCTGGCGGCTGGTGGTCCTATGCCCAGAGGGCCCGCTCGCCCAAAGGCTGAGACTTGCGGGGGCCGCCGTCTGCGCCACCGAGTTCGGTCCCGGGGCAGGGCTCACGGCCTCGGTGAACGCACTGCGCCGGGTGATTCGCGCGCTTCAACCCGACGTCGTCCATGCGCACCTCGCCTATGCAGACGTCATAGCGGCGCTCGCCACCCGGGGCATGGCGGTGCGGCTCGCGACGACCGAGCATGGGATCGCGGCTGACGACGCCGTGTATCACGGGTCTGCTTGGCGCTCGCGAGCCATGGCGGAAGTCCACCGCAGGCGACTCGCGATGACCGATATCCCAATAGCGGTCTCCCGTGCGACCAAAGGTGCGATGCTCGCGAAATGGTCGGCCCGAGGCGAGATCGCGGTCATACCTAACGGCGTCGATCGGCCGAGCGCTGGAGGCAAGGCGGCAGCCCCGTCGGGGAAGGGCACGCCGTCTCTCGCCTCCACGGGCAGCGCGAGTCAGGGCGAAGGTCTGCGCGTCCTCTCGCTGGCCAGACTCTCGCGGGAGAAGCGCATCACCGACCTCCTGCACGCCTTCGCTGAGCTGAGAAGCCTCAATCCTCACGCAACGCTCACCATCGCGGGGGAGGGCCCCGAGCGGGCAGCGCTCCATGCCGCCGTCAGCGGTATGGGCCTTGGCGAAACGGTTGACCTGCCCGGCTTCCTCGATCCGGCCGCAGCCATGGCGCACGCCGACGTCGTGGTTCAGCTCTCCACATGGGAGAACTGCTCCTACACGCTGCTCGACGCCATGAGGGCAGGTCTCGGGGTCGTTGCGACACCTGTGGGCGGAAACCCGGAGATCCTTCCGGAACGATGCCTCGCTGTCGGCGACCGTCCGCGGAGCGTGGCCGAGACCATCGTCCGTCAGGCTCACGACGGCGAGCGCCCCTCCCTGCCAAGGGGTTGGCCGACCAGGCAGGAGATGGCCGCGCTGATCGTTGCGGAGTACGAACGGGGTGGCACCGCATGA